The sequence TTAGAAAAAATGGCTGGTGTCAAAGGATTTGCCAGAGAAGTTGACAAAGTCAATCTTTTGACAAATTGATGCGCTATATTGAGAAGTTGCTTAGGTATTGCCGAAGAACAAGATGATCTGCTTGAAGGGAGTCAGCCAGGGCAGGGTTTTCACGATATTGTTGTGCTCAGACAGACGTATGTGAAATCTGTGAATGTAGCGAATAGGTTGTTTGACAGGGTTTGTTTTGTTCAGAATTGGAGCCCAACCATGAACTCACTGCTCCAGATAATGTTATAATTTCCCTTTGCATCAGCGAATCCCAGAGAAACCTTATTAGGGTCAAGGTAGATACCAGCCCCAATAAATAAGGTTTTATTTGCCAAATAGTGCAGGCCGGAACCAAGCTGACCTGTAAAAATTCTACCATCCAATGTTTCTTCAAGGCGTTGGTTGGAGTCCTCTTCTGTCCGTTTAGCAGATAGAAAATTGTAGGAGAGGCGTAACTCTGGTTGTAGTCTCCATTCGGGCGAAAAATACCAAGCGTAGCCTCCGGATGCCTGCAGCCTGTATTCTTCTAATTCAATTGCGACACTACGATTCTGGGTATGATTCTGCCCAGTCAATTCTACTCTTTCTAGGGCAACCCCAACTGTTAGGTGAGAGGCCCAATGATGATTGTAGTACAGTCCTTGGCTTTGGCCACTGAGATTCAAATCTGTTCCTGTTTCTGAGTACTCACCACGTTGCATTCGACCAGCAAGAGCAACATATTGTAGACCACTCATAGCTCTGATCATCGTTGGTGGTAGCTCAGGGGTCTGGTCTTCAACAGCAACAATGACCTCAACAGTGTCCAATCCTTTGTAGTTTTCTTCACCCTGCGTAACGGACACCAACAGCTGGTAGGTTGAACTAGCTTCTGCAACTTCATCTGGTAGGCCACGAACAGTCACACTCTGTTCAAAATTCCAGTCTTCCGGAGTGAAAATCAGTTGTTCTGGTAGCACAGAGAAGTCATCTGGAGCAGATGACTTGAGCTGGAGATGCACTGCTTCATTGGGACGGCTATTCAGGCGGACCTGTAGTTGGTCTTCACCAAAACTTTCGCTTACTCGTAGGTTTCCTGTTGAAGTTAGTATGCCCGGTTGGTCATTGTCTTCATTGGTGCCAACCAAATCTGTTGCGTCCAAACCTTGGTAGAGCTGATCGTTACTTTCAGCAGGTAGAATATTTATCAAGAAAAATTGAGAACCATCCAATCGTTCATCGTCTAAACCTTGGATGTTTACTCGCTGAGGTTGGTCCCAGTTTTCGGGTTGGATGACGATTGCCTCTGGATTGATGCTGACCTCGTTTGGCTGAGAGGTGCGCAGAGGAATACGCACCAAAGCCTCAGGTCTGCTCTGCAATAGCACTTCAAAGTGGTCACTAGTTCCAGATTCACTGGTACTGAGCCGTTCAGGTGCTCGGATCAGAATGCTTGCGATATCATCATCACGATTAGTTAGGGTGAGTTGTTGGGATGCTAGTGCAACGTACTCTGGGCTGTTCCCAAGTACTCTCACAAAAATAGTCACGGTTTGGTCACCATCTGCCAAATTATCATCTTTGCCAACGACCAGCAGCCGTTGACGAACGTTCCAGTTACTTTTGTCAAAGGTGAGTGAGTTTGGAAATAGTGTGGCTTCATCGGCTTTATCCAGAGAGAGTTCTGCGATTACTTCTCCCTTTGGTTCACTAAGTAGTCGAATGGATACCTCAGAACTCTCACCCTCTTCGCTGATCTGATCTGAACTGCTCTCCAACTCTAACGCAGCGATGTCATCGTCACTGTTAATCAAGGGAATTTGGAGGGTGGATAGCTTCTGATAGGCCTCATCCGTCGAATCTATTGTAATTGATAATTCGTAGGATTGGTCACCATCCTGTTGAAGATCGTCAAGTCCCTCTACGACTAATTGCTGAGTACGATCCCAGTCGGCAGCTGTGAAGCGCATTTCCTGAGAAGAGACTTTCCCTTCCGTATCGTCTGAAGACTCAATTTTCAACTGGACTGGACTGCGCGGCTGGCTTCGCAATCTCAAGTCAAAGTTGGCTTGGGCTCCTGCCTCAGTTGTTACCCCTCTTTCTGGATCGATCACAATTCCTGGATTTTCGTCATCTTCGACCAGCAATTGTAAGCGAAGTGGGGGAAGCTTGATGTAGCTTTGATCTGTGGTTGATTTAACCGAAGCAAGAACTTCTACAGGGCGATCTGGATTATCAAAGGGATCATCAACTGCTTGAACCCGAAGTAATTGAGGTTTTGGCCAACTGTCAGGAGTAATTTGAATTTCATCTGGAGCAACCTGGATGAAATCAGGATGCTTATTGTCCACCCGTAAAGTGACGGGATTCATAGGGCGACTGAGTAGGGAAATTTCATATATGACAGGAACCCCTCCCTCTTGTAGTCGACCAGGTTGGCGAGTTACGGACCAATCAACTACATCGTTATCCAAACTTTGCAGGACAAGACCAACAGGAGCAGCTTGTCGGAAGCGAGTGTCTTCCGTGGCAGCTACAGCAAGCTGTAAGGTTACTGTACGATCACCAGCTGCAATATCGTCATCAATACTTCTAACTGGAATGTGGCGTGGCTGATTCCAGTCACTTGTCGTGAAGGTTAGTTCGTCTGCGTCCAGAATTACTTCATCAGCCAGCGCGCTACGTAAGCTGATTCGGACGGAGGAGGCAGGTTGGCGGTTTAGCTGAATTGTGATGTTAGTTCCCTCATCTCCCTCCAGAACGGATGATTCCTCCAAGTGAGCTAGAATGCGAGCTTTTGGAAAATCACCACAACGCCAGGCAATGACATCGTCTAGTAAACCCTGCAGTCGCAATTCACGACGTTTTTCCACAGAACACTGTATGAGTGAACTTTCTTGTCCCAATACTGCTGAGAAAGGGAGGTTGATACCAAGGTAGATCAGTAGGGTAGAAAGCAGGCGTTGGGAAAGGTTCATAGCTCAGTCAGTTCGGGTTGACGTCTGCTATAATCCTTTCAAAAATTCGACCATTTTTCTGGAGAGTCAGTAGACACAGAGCTGGACTGGTTGGGAGAGCATCCCACCGTAGAAGGCGATAGGATGTACAAGATAGGCGTTGAGTAGATAGAAGAGTGCCACACCAACCAGAGGAGAGATGTCGAAGCGCATTCGAGGAAGATAACGTTGTAGTGGAGAGAGCAGTGGGTCTGCCAAAGTATGGAGGACCTGAACAATAGGATTATTGTAAGCAGGATTGATCAGGGTCAGGAAGAACCAAAAGCCTAAGATCAGCATGAAGAAGAAGAAAACACTTTGGGCAATGATACTATTAGACTGGATGAGATGCCCAACAAACTGAAGTGCCAAAGCATCTACTTCAATTATCCCCTGCAGAAACAGATTGATCGAACGGACAGACGCTGGAATGAGCGCCTGTCCAAAAATTACCAGTAGCAGAGAAAAGTAGGCGCTGAAGTGCCTCATGGTGAGCGGTAGCCATCTTTCACACCAATACCAGAAAGGTCGAGTGACTCGGTTGATCCATGACACGAACGGGTTGTAGGGATCTGCACTGACCCATGTTAGGACAACAGCAATGATGATGATCCACTTGTAGACAAAGAGACCAAAGCAGGTCCCGCTAGCGATCAGTTCGAGCAAATCAGGCATAAGCGGGGAGGTCACGAACTGGAGTGAATGACTCTCCACAGCCACATTGACGTCCGCTGCTGAGCTGAATGAACACGAATCCTTGCTCAACAAGGTTGGCGTCACTGTAGTCAATCTTTAGAGGGCCGAGAACTTCCTCTAGGCAGAGCTGATCAACCAAAATTTGGACCCCCTGTGATTCAAGCAGAAGATCACTCTCCAGTTGATCTTTAGAGGCGTTCCATTCCAATTCGTATTTATAGCCGGAGCAACCCCCTGGCTTGGCTCCAATGCGCAGACGGGATTCTGCTAGGCTTTTCTGTTCTGCCGAACAAGCTTCTCGAAAAACCTCAGCTGCTCTCGGTGTAAGTTCGATTGTAGGTGAGTTCATTTTGTTTTCAGAAAATACTTAGTAGCGTGGAATACTGGAATCGACTTCGTCAGACCAACGATCAATGCCACCATCAATATTGAAAACCTGTTGAAAACCACGGGAAATAAAAAATTGTGCAGCTTCCATACTCCGGATACCGCGATGGCACATCAGCAGCAGGGGAGTGTTCGCATCCCATTGGTTCAGAATTTCATCAGCGAGCTTGTGATCAAGTACTTGAGACCGTTCCAGGTTTGCATATTCTCGCTCATCAGGCTCACGAATGTCCAGTACCGTTAGCTCAGAGTTTTCTTCAAGCATTTGCTTGGCTTGTGTGGGCGAAATGGCCTGAACTTGGGCGGGAGGAGGAGGAGGCTCAAAGTTTTGCTCAGGATATGCTTCTTGCAGCAATTCTCGTAGTTCACCGGATTGTGAGAGTTCCTCTATGATGTCACATCCACCAACAAATTCTCGATTTACATAGAGTTGAGGGATAGTAGGCCAATTTGTGAACTCTTTGATGCCTTGTCGAATATCAGGATCTGCCAAGACATTGAAGGAGTGAAATGGCACTTTCCACCCTCGTAGGACCTCACAGACACGATAGGAAAACCCGCACTGTGGTGCTTCAGGGGTGCCTTTCATGAATAGAAAAATAGGGCTACTATCAATTAATCCTTCAATACGAACTTTCGAATCATCACTAGATTGTGATGAATCTGTCGCATCAGCCGAAACAACCTTAAATTTCATGATTACCTTTCCTTGTTGCTTACTTGATAATCCTCATATTTCTGACTCGGAGTAAATCAGTTTCGGTACAGATGCCGCAGAAGATGAAGGATCGAGAATGATTTGGAGAATCTGTCTATGAAAAAAACTTCCTTTATTTCTCAAGCTTGCGGATGGAAGTTCCAGATAAAAATTGGGCATCGCCAAAAAATTGAGGATTTGTTGACATCTGCTAAAATTAAAAAAGTAAAATTAGAATATTTGATTCTATGAAAAGTAGAAAGAGTTGGTTTTTTATCTTGCGAGAAGTGCACCGGTTTTGTGTAATCCCATTTCTGAAAAACCTTTAGGGATTCTATGAGAACTAAGTCAATCACCTTCCTCTCCCCCATTGATCAGTGGCGTAGTCGCCTGGGTGACTACTGGACCCTCTGCAAGCCACGTTTGTTGGGTATGGTGGTATTGAGTGCGATGATGGGATACTACCTACCCGGAGTTACCAGCGATCCAGCAAAGATCTTTCACTTGATTCTTGGTACACTTCTGATCGGTGGTGGTGCGCATGTGCTCAATCAGTGGTTTGAGCGTGAGCAAGACGGCCGCATGCGTAGGACTTGTCAGCGTCCGATCCCAACGGGGCGAGTCAGCGAAGAAGAAGCTATCTTATTAGGAGCTACGCTAAGCATCGTTGGTTTTAGCTATCTTTTCGCATTCACTGGCTGGCTCACGGCACTTTTGGGTGCTGCGACGCACCTGACATACCTTTTGCTCTACACCCCATTGAAGCAAAAAACGGTTGCCAACACTTGGGTTGGTGCCATAACTGGAGCCCTGCCTCCACTGATGGGCTGGAGTGCAGCAACCGGAGTTTTAGATTGGGGAGCACTCCCAATCTTTGCGGTACTTTACCTGTGGCAGATGCCACATTTTTTCGCCATTGCTTGGATGTATCAGGACGAATACCATAAAGGTGGATTCCGGATGCTCTCCAGTATTGATGAAGATGGCCGCTTGACTGCAGTGCACATGGTACTGCATATCACCCTACTGATTCTGGCCAGTGCTTCCGTATTCTGGTTTGAACAGGCAGGACCTTTCTTTCTTGTTGTTGCTACACTTTTGGGAGTCGGTTTCTTGATGCCAACTCTTCAATTCTGGCTGCACCGCAATGAGCAGAATGCGAGAAAGGTGTTTTTCGCATCAATCATTTATCTGCCTGCCTGGTGTGTGGTGTTGACGTTGGATCGAATATTTCTATGAGGTAGGATGGAAGATCATATCATGAAGAAACTCGATAGTGACGAGTTGGCCAGTAAAGCCTTCAGACTCGTGGCTGCGGGGTGTGCGCTATTCATCATAGCCGTTATATTGTATGTGCTGTAGGGAGTTAAAATGATTGAGTATTTTGTGCCTGGTGCTTCAACGTATGCTGGCGACATAGATTTCCTGTTCGATATGATCACGATCATTGTGGGTTTTTGGTTCGTGATGGTATTGGCAGTGATGACCTATTTCATGGTTCGTTTCCGACGAAAAGAAGGTGTGCGAGCTGCTTACATCTCAGGTGATCCACATTC is a genomic window of SAR324 cluster bacterium containing:
- a CDS encoding Calx-beta domain-containing protein; this encodes MNLSQRLLSTLLIYLGINLPFSAVLGQESSLIQCSVEKRRELRLQGLLDDVIAWRCGDFPKARILAHLEESSVLEGDEGTNITIQLNRQPASSVRISLRSALADEVILDADELTFTTSDWNQPRHIPVRSIDDDIAAGDRTVTLQLAVAATEDTRFRQAAPVGLVLQSLDNDVVDWSVTRQPGRLQEGGVPVIYEISLLSRPMNPVTLRVDNKHPDFIQVAPDEIQITPDSWPKPQLLRVQAVDDPFDNPDRPVEVLASVKSTTDQSYIKLPPLRLQLLVEDDENPGIVIDPERGVTTEAGAQANFDLRLRSQPRSPVQLKIESSDDTEGKVSSQEMRFTAADWDRTQQLVVEGLDDLQQDGDQSYELSITIDSTDEAYQKLSTLQIPLINSDDDIAALELESSSDQISEEGESSEVSIRLLSEPKGEVIAELSLDKADEATLFPNSLTFDKSNWNVRQRLLVVGKDDNLADGDQTVTIFVRVLGNSPEYVALASQQLTLTNRDDDIASILIRAPERLSTSESGTSDHFEVLLQSRPEALVRIPLRTSQPNEVSINPEAIVIQPENWDQPQRVNIQGLDDERLDGSQFFLINILPAESNDQLYQGLDATDLVGTNEDNDQPGILTSTGNLRVSESFGEDQLQVRLNSRPNEAVHLQLKSSAPDDFSVLPEQLIFTPEDWNFEQSVTVRGLPDEVAEASSTYQLLVSVTQGEENYKGLDTVEVIVAVEDQTPELPPTMIRAMSGLQYVALAGRMQRGEYSETGTDLNLSGQSQGLYYNHHWASHLTVGVALERVELTGQNHTQNRSVAIELEEYRLQASGGYAWYFSPEWRLQPELRLSYNFLSAKRTEEDSNQRLEETLDGRIFTGQLGSGLHYLANKTLFIGAGIYLDPNKVSLGFADAKGNYNIIWSSEFMVGLQF
- a CDS encoding YggT family protein, whose amino-acid sequence is MTSPLMPDLLELIASGTCFGLFVYKWIIIIAVVLTWVSADPYNPFVSWINRVTRPFWYWCERWLPLTMRHFSAYFSLLLVIFGQALIPASVRSINLFLQGIIEVDALALQFVGHLIQSNSIIAQSVFFFFMLILGFWFFLTLINPAYNNPIVQVLHTLADPLLSPLQRYLPRMRFDISPLVGVALFYLLNAYLVHPIAFYGGMLSQPVQLCVY
- the grxD gene encoding Grx4 family monothiol glutaredoxin produces the protein MKFKVVSADATDSSQSSDDSKVRIEGLIDSSPIFLFMKGTPEAPQCGFSYRVCEVLRGWKVPFHSFNVLADPDIRQGIKEFTNWPTIPQLYVNREFVGGCDIIEELSQSGELRELLQEAYPEQNFEPPPPPAQVQAISPTQAKQMLEENSELTVLDIREPDEREYANLERSQVLDHKLADEILNQWDANTPLLLMCHRGIRSMEAAQFFISRGFQQVFNIDGGIDRWSDEVDSSIPRY
- a CDS encoding iron-sulfur cluster assembly accessory protein — encoded protein: MNSPTIELTPRAAEVFREACSAEQKSLAESRLRIGAKPGGCSGYKYELEWNASKDQLESDLLLESQGVQILVDQLCLEEVLGPLKIDYSDANLVEQGFVFIQLSSGRQCGCGESFTPVRDLPAYA
- the cyoE gene encoding heme o synthase, coding for MRTKSITFLSPIDQWRSRLGDYWTLCKPRLLGMVVLSAMMGYYLPGVTSDPAKIFHLILGTLLIGGGAHVLNQWFEREQDGRMRRTCQRPIPTGRVSEEEAILLGATLSIVGFSYLFAFTGWLTALLGAATHLTYLLLYTPLKQKTVANTWVGAITGALPPLMGWSAATGVLDWGALPIFAVLYLWQMPHFFAIAWMYQDEYHKGGFRMLSSIDEDGRLTAVHMVLHITLLILASASVFWFEQAGPFFLVVATLLGVGFLMPTLQFWLHRNEQNARKVFFASIIYLPAWCVVLTLDRIFL